CAGGACCAAGCTTGGACGATCCCCTGCCCCGGGTCCGCCACTGCTTCTATACCCTGGAGGCGAAAAGGCGGTGCTGCTCGATTTATACTTTTCTTTTGTAATGCGTTACTTTTGCAAGAGGTAACGCACTACggtactcgttacttttgtgtgGTAGGTAGTGCATTACTGAATGCAATTACCTCTGATAAGTAACGCCATTACGTTTGCATTACTTGGCCAAAAAACTTTGTAAGAACCATCACTTGTTCAGCTGAAGCGATGACGAAACGACACGTAAATCTTCCTGATTGTGGGGTAGCTATACCTAAGGATTCGAACGTTCCATCACGTCAGAAGGGATGATCGAGATGTTCACTTTGAAGAAGGATTCGTCATGGGGCACATGTATAGAGCTAGTCGAGTAGAGTACATCCTTCTTTACAGTGGGAGTTGAAACTCCCCCCGTACTTTTGGGAAACGAGAGTGCCTCTCTCATGTAGAGTTCCCATAGAACCGAAATACTTTTCCGGTTACGCTGCTGCTTCTGTATATCTTGTTGCATTTGGCGATGAGTTTCCAATCTGCCGACCTGGTTATAAAGCCCCCCATATTTCATAGGCACTTTTTGACCTTGAAATACGGGGCATTATCACTCAGCATATCCTGTCTATGAATTTGTTGAGCTCAGCCCAAAGTGATGAAAGTTGCGTGCAACTATTCCCGCAATTTGAAAACAGAATAATATGAATGTGGAATACAACTCCAAATCATTCCAAGGCAAAAGTGGAAGAATATATTTATCTTCAACGCGCATAAGTTTTCATGAGAATATTCTCTCGGGATGCTGTCGTCGATTCTTCATCTTCGCCGATGGGTTCATACCTACAAAAGGAAAGCaggtacaaatcactttgttgGTTACCGGTTTAATTGTCCCACGTACCTGCGGGGTCTAGCCTCGTAGTTTGCATAAACAGGTGCATCGTCCTCGGGAGGAATCCTTCTGGGTGCTGGAGAAGGTTTGCGGATGGAATTTCGTCTGAAACGACTGTATGGAACCCGCTTCCTGAGCACGCCCTGCGTTCCATAAATACGCGTTAAACGTCCGAAGCGGTCCATGAAAATGGTTCCTACCATGTCTCCGTAGTCTGACGGGTTCTCTGCGACAGGTGTTGCCTCTTGGACTTGATCTAACCAGTACATATAGAATGTTTGTTCAATTCACGCATATAATACTTGAAGACCTGACAACACTTATCTTTATCAATACTGTGTTTCAATGTTATCATACACTTTCCGGGCACACATGGCGGATGAACGGATGTCACTACGATTTACTTGAACCCACGCTGGAACTCACCGGTGTATACCTCCTCGTACTCCTGGTAGACGTCAATGCCGAAGAAACTAGCCACGGCTTCTGGGTATCGGAGATCCATGAAGAGAACCGCTAGTCCCACGAACGCACACAGTATACCTGCTGAAATATTTCTTGCTATAATCCTCGTTTGTTTCCATGGGAgtgtataccgttgataaggttcaTCCAGAAGCACCATCCGTAATGCGTCTTCAGGACAACCAATTGATCCTCGTAATAGAAAGGAATCTCGAGTGGAATAGAATTGCGGACGGTAGCGTATACGGTGGACCCCGCCAAGAGACAAGCAGCCGTCATGAGGAGCAAGTAGGCGCCATACCAGAGCACCATCAAGAATACAATGTTGCTCAACAACCACAATGGAAAGGCCGTCCTGAAAAGACGACTATGAATGAAACGGAGAATCTTTCCTCACCAGATCCTCACCAGAGCAGGATATGAGTGTACCAGCCTGCAGTGCGGTAATGTCGACCGAAACGGATGCCTTCGCCATCGAATGTGAAATATTCAGCAATCCAGAGGATAGGAAACGGTGCGCCACGTACTTGAGCGGCTCGAAAGTCTTGGTTGTAGTGACCAGCTAAAGAAAAGAATAAAATATGCTCCGTTCGTCTGGAGCCAGCCTTACCCTGGGGTCCAAATCCAAGTCTTCCCTGATCCCATGCCCAAGTGAAGCGTTCGTTGTAGTCAACCTTGTCATCCGCATGGGTCACGTCTGGAATCCTCACGTATGTATAGTAGATACCCCCGAAAGGAAATCATTTTACTCTTTACTTCGCAAGGTGATGTTGACGCTTCTGAGCCCGATCTTCACTTCTATGTGGGCTTTCAGTTGGACATCGCTAAATGCTCTGTAAGGTGTGGTTGCTTGGATTTTCGAGTACTCCCATTCTTGACCAAAGTTGCATACTGTAACGGACGTACTAAGTTCCTATGTACTCTTCAATTCACATGTGTACTTACGTAGaatgaatgctccgatgaaaaGGCTCACCATGGTTCGTACGAAAAAAGTTCCTTTCTGAAATAGAAGAACCGTTTCTAACGAACGATATATGTACAGGGCgttgcacgagagagtgacCTCCAATTAGTACAAACGATATACGTGAGATAAAAGTCGGAAACCTTCTGCACgacacttgtgaaggtttttgctactcaaacaggtgttttctataagtgtacctcattaattagtctaattagcttaattgagctcaaaatttgccaaggaaaggtacTTTTTTGTGTTAGTTAGGAAGTCCCCATGGTacaacacaccatttcaatCACAAatgtttccacaaaaatttgacacccgaaaacacgtAACAACCGCCAGAAAAACCGTCGCTGGTCAAGACTAAAGTATGGGGAAAAGAAGCACATCTCATGTCGATGATTATCAGTGATGCGAATTGATAAGCTTGCGAAGGCAAAATGCGTTTCTCTCATGCTGTTTCCATGCGCAGTGGAAGTGTCCCGGCACTGCGAAATCCGAAAGCGTGCTTgcagagatggcaagttttcgggtgtcaaGTAATTGGGGAACAGTTGTAGAAACTTTAAATTACGATTGGAATGGTGGCCACTGACTTTCTAATTAACGCAAAAAAGTTACATTTCCTTGCCAAATTTTGAGTTCAATCAAGATACTTAGcctaattaatgaggtacactccCACAAACCGCCTGTTTGCGTGGCAAAGACCTTCACAAGTGCCATGCAGAAGGTTTCccattttttatatatttagGAAACACTCTCTAGAGCAACACACTGTATAACCGCCGTTCAATATGCAATTACTCTTCGCACTCCAGGAAGCACGATGAAGAAGCAGAAGGTGAGGATGCAGAAGCCAAGGATGAGTCCGGCTTCGAGGACGTCAGCTGTCACTGGTGTCCTGTTCTCCGGGTATCCTGTAGGGAAGGGCTTGGACCGAAGGGCAGAGTACAGGAAACTCATCTTCGTGCTGCGGGTCAAAGACCGGATCAAGGTTTCCTACGCCTTCCCAGCAGGGTTTTAAAATATGATTATTCTCGTGAAATTTCGaggaaatttgcaaagtaaacCATCGGAGGTATACAGGCTGTTTCAGTTAAGTCCCCGAgataaataattcgcgaacgggctGCACCAATTGAAGAActtccgataccacctacaagctgcgcaccttgtgaatgagtgggaggcgctcattatttaaatacacattcaaatgagtttcgtggaAAAACAACTTCTAAGGCAAGGCGCCGttggtattaaaatgggtactacacATTTTGGGACCTTCgttggacaccttttagagaaaaatctgccaccgaagcgggtcatttgttgcagtaattaattggtttcggtttacctCTTTTTATcgtggctggtcgcggtgaagcgcaaaaggacgctcttccactcccctTATTCACCAACGAATTACGCCCTTTTCTTGATCAATTTGTTGCAATACATTGATGAAGATGTCAACTGGAACGCTGCGTTCTTATCATGTGTTTGGGTGCGAACAGCGGAACCAGCATTCACAACAAATAACTCCGTGCGTACGGATTGCTGTAGTATCTTGCTCGTTATAATATCTTATCGCTCAAAAGAATAGAAGTATTTATCGAGTAATGTGGAGTTTCATTTCTTGAGAGAGTAGAGAAAAGGGACCTGCCGTTGTGAAAACGGTGACAGCGGCGCTGAGAGAAGCCCGCCCTTTCGTATGACCGCCGCCATAAGTGGTGAGGCGCGTTACGCATCACCGGTTTCTTCCTCGACCGCGGAGTCCCGACTGAATGTACCTCTGCGGTACCCGGTGTGGGCTCACTTCTAGGGCATCGGTCCCTACCTTCCAGTACTGCATCATCTCTGTCCCACATCTGAGCAACTTCTGGAGACCATTGTTGCGAAGAGCATCAAGACGTGCGTCCACAAGTCCTCATCGACTGCTCTTGTCTTCGCGGAAGCCCCACCTGTACCCATCATGAGGCTCCATCAGTCTCTTAGTCACTATATGAGGCCACCCCTTAGTGCGCGCTTTGATTCGTCGTCCAGCGTCTGGGTACAGCCAAGCCATTCTGGCCCTGCACCGTAGCATAATCCCCAAGCATAAACCTCTGCCGAGGCACCCACTATGGGCCCTGCCCCCTGTCCGTGTCGACGTACCTGGAGTGTCCTCGAAGAAATCTGCGTCGACGGTTGTTCTATACGGCAGCTCACCTTGGCCGTACTTGACAGCGAGAGAGGCAAGATTCACGTTTTCACCGACGCATCAACGACGCGGTTCTGCTTGCGCCTATGTGATCCCGCAGTTGTTAGCTGAAGGATGTGCAAGACTGTCACACCGCGCGTCGGCGGAACTTGACGCGATTTGTGTGCGTCCTTTCCATCCCCAGCTCATTGGTCCATCTACAGCGACTCCAAAGCCAAGTCATTCTTTACTCTACAGGATCGGGATGTCTGTCTGTGCATGACGTCCTTCAAGTGTACACCTCTGCCACGGGGACATGATATCTAGTTGCAGTTGATCCCTGGCCATTGCGGTGTACCCGGAAATAAGGCTGCCGATGCAGCTGCCAGGCATGCCCATCTCATCGTCTTCACCtgttcctgtcgtccactggattgctcaaGACGCTTTacttctttcttgtattttcatccttccttcatcattttcacataATGTTTCACGTGCAATGGGGCAGGGTACCGCATCACCGCGGTGAGACACCCCATcccatcgtcatcatttattgttacGGTTGTGGCGGTGGTGGCAGCGGATATCCGCTTACGGTTGTGCCCGTCAACACGAAAGTGTTGCGCAAATTACCTTTAGTACGCTCTACCTATATACCCGCTACATCACATACAACCACCCTCTGCCGATAGTCGAAAAATGTACACGACGAAAATATTACGTGACACCGTGCACTTCTTAGCGTACAACCGGTTTAGAAACGTCATCAACGATTTTGCACAGCAACAAATGACATTTTTGAATCCACTCTCAATTTTGGATACAGTAATCCTTACTTGTGGCAGCGGATATCCGCTTACGGTTGTACCCGTCAACACGAAAGTGTTGCGCAAATTACCTTTAGTACGCTCTACCTATATACCCGCTACATCACATACAACCACCCTCTGCCGATAGTCGAAAAATGTACACGACGAAAATATTACGTGACACCGTGCACTTCTTAGCGTACAACCGGTTTAGAAACGTCATCAACGATTTTGCACAGCAACAAATGACATTTTTGAATCCACTCTCAATTTTGGATACAGTAATCCTTACTTGTGGCAGCGGATATCCGCTTACGGTTGTACCCGTCAACACGAAAGTGTTGCGCAAATTACCTTTAGTACGCTCTACCTATATACCCGCTACATCACATACAACCACCCTCTGCCGATAGTCGAAAAATGTACACGACGAAAATATTACGTGACACCGTGCACTTCTTAGCGTACAACCGGTTTAGAAACGTCATCAACGATTTTGCACAGCAACAAATGACATTTTTGAATCCACTCTCAATTTTGGATACAGTAATCCTTACTTGTGGCAGCGGATATCCGCTTACGGTTGTACCCGTCAACACGAAAGTGTTGCGCAAATTACCTTTAGTACGCTCTACCTATATACCCGCTACATCACATACAACCACCCTCTGCCGATAGTCGAAAAATGTACACGACGAAAATATTACGTGACACCGTGCACTTCTTAGCGTACAACCGGTTTAGAAACGTCATCAACGATTTTGCACAGCAACAAATGACATTTTTGAATCCACTCTCAATTTTGGATACAGTAATCCTTACTTGTGGCAGCGGATATCCGCTTACGGTTGTACCCGTCAACACGAAAGTGTTGCGCAAATTACCTTTAGTACGCTCTACCTATATACCCGCTACATCACATACAACCACCCTCTGCCGATAGTCGAAAAATGTACACGACGAAAATATTACGTGACACCGTGCACTTCTTAGCGTACAACCGGTTTAGAAACGTCATCAACGATTTTGCACAGCAACAAATGACATTTTTGAATCCACTCTCAATTTTGGATACAGTAATCCTTACTTGTGGCAGCGGATATCCGCTTACGGTTGTACCCGTCAACACGAAAGTGTTGCGCAAATTACCTTTAGTACGCTCTACCTATATACCCGCTACATCACATACAACCACCCTCTGCCGATAGTCGAAAAATGTACACGACGAAAATATTACGTGACACCGTGCACTTCTTAGCGTACAACCGGTTTAGAAACGTCATCAACGATTTTGCACAGCAACAAATGACATTTTTGAATCCACTCTCAATTTTGGATACAGTAATCCTTACTTGTGGCAGCGGATATCCGCTTACGGTTGTACCCGTCAACACGAAAGTGTTGCGCAAATTACCTTTAGTACGCTCTACCTATATACCCGCTACATCACATACAACCACCCTCTGCCGATAGTCGAAAAATGTACACGACGAAAATATTACGTGACACCGTGCACTTCTTAGCGTACAACCGGTTTAGAAACGTCATCAACGATTTTGCACAGCAACAAATGACATTTTTGAATCCACTCTCAATTTTGGATACAGTAATCCTTACTTGTGGCAGCGGATATCCGCTTACGGTTGTACCCGTCAACACGAAAGTGTTGCGCAAATTACCTTTAGTACGCTCTACCTATATACCCGCTACATCACATACAACCACCCTCTGCCGATAGTCGAAAAATGTACACGACGAAAATATTACGTGACACCGTGCACTTCTTAGCGTACAACCGGTTTAGAAACGTCATCAACGATTTTGCACAGCAACAAATGACATTTTTGAATCCACTCTCAATTTTGGATACAGTAATCCTTACTTGTGGCAGCGGATATCCGCTTACGGTTGTACCCGTCAACACGAAAGTGTTGCGCAAATTACCTTTAGTACGCTCTACCTATATACCCGCTACATCACATACAACCACCCTCTGCCGATAGTCGAAAAATGTACACGACGAAAATATTACGTGACACCGTGCACTTCTTAGCGTACAACCGGTTTAGAAACGTCATCAACGATTTTGCACAGCAACAAATGACATTTTTGAATCCACTCTCAATTTTGGATACAGTAATCCTTACTTGTGGCAGCGGATATCCGCTTACGGTTGTACCCGTCAACACGAAAGTGTTGCGCAAATTACCTTTAGTACGCTCTACCTATATACCCGCTACATCACATACAACCACCCTCTGCCGATAGTCGAAAAATGTACACGACGAAAATATTACGTGACACCGTGCACTTCTTAGCGTACAACCGGTTTAGAAACGTCATCAACGATTTTGCACAGCAACAAATGACATTTTTGAATCCACTCTCAATTTTGGATACAGTAATCCTTACTTGTGGCAGCGGATATCCGCTTACGGTTGTACCCGTCAACACGAAAGTGTTGCGCAAATTACCTTTAGTACGCTCTACCTATATACCCGCTACATCACATACAACCACCCTCTGCCGATAGTCGAAAAATGTACACGACGAAAATATTACGTGACACCGTGCACTTCTTAGCGTACAACCGGTTTAGAAACGTCATCAACGATTTTGCACAGCAACAAATGACATTTTTGAATCCACTCTCAATTTTGGATACAGTAATCCTTACTTGTGGCAGCGGATATCCGCTTACGGTTGTACCCGTCAACACGAAAGTGTTGCGCAAATTACCTTTAGTACGCTCTACCTATATACCCGCTACATCACATACAACCACCCTCTGCCGATAGTCGAAAAATGTACACGACGAAAATATTACGTGACACCGTGCACTTCTTAGCGTACAACCGGTTTAGAAACGTCATCAACGATTTTGCACAGCAACGAATGACATTTTTGAATCCACTCTCAATTTTGGATACAGTAATCCTTACTTGTGGCAGCGGATATCCGCTTACGGTTGTACCCGTCAACACGAAAGTGTTGCGCAAATTACCTTTAGTACGCTCTACCTATATACCCGCTACATCACATACAACCACCCTCTGCCGATAGTCGAAAAATGTACACGACGAAAATATTACGTGACACCGTGCACTTCTTAGCGTACAACCGGTTTAGAAACGTCATCAACGATTTTGCACAGCAACAAATGACATTTTTGAATCCACTCTCAATTTTGGATACAGTAATCCTTACTTGTGGCAGCGGATATCCGCTTACGGTTGTACCCGTCAACACGAAAGTGTTGCGCAAATTACCTTTAGTACGCTCTACCTATATACCCGCTACATCACATACAACCACCCTCTGCCGATAGTCGAAAAATGTACACGACGAAAATATTACGTGACACCGTGCACTTCTTAGCGTACAACCGGTTTAGAAACGTCATCAACGATTTTGCACAGCAACGAATGACATTTTTGAATCCACTCTCAATTTTGGATACAGTAATCCTTACTTGTGGCAGCGGATATCCGCTTACGGTTGTACCCGTCAACACGAAAGTGTTGCGCAAATTACCTTTAGTACGCTCTACCTATATACCCGCTACATCACATACAACCACCCTCTGCCGATAGTCGAAAAATGTACACGACGAAAATATTACGTGACACCGTGCACTTCTTAGCGTACAACCGGTTTAGAAACGTCATCAACGATTTTGCACAGCAACAAATGACATTTTTGAATCCACTCTCAATTTTGGATACAGTAATCCTTACTTGTGGCAGCGGATATCCGCTTACGGTTGTACCCGTCAACACGAAAGTGTTGCGCAAATTACCTTTAGTACGCTCTACCTATATACCCGCTACATCACATACAACCACCCTCTGCCGATAGTCGAAAAATGTACACGACGAAAATATTACGTGACACCGTGCACTTCTTAGCGTACAACCGGTTTAGAAACGTCATCAACGATTTTGCACAGCAACGAATGACATTTTTGAATCCACTCTCAATTTTGGATACAGTAATCCTTACTTGTGGCAGCGGATATCCGCTTACGGTTGTACCCGTCAACACGAAAGTGTTGCGCAAATTACCTTTAGTACGCTCTACCTATATACCCGCTACATCACATACAACCACCCTCTGCCGATAGTCGAAAAATGTACACGACGAAAATATTACGTGACACCGTGCACTTCTTAGCGTACAACCGGTTTAGAAACGTCATCAACGATTTTGCACAGCAACAAATGACATTTTTGAATCCACTCTCAATTTTGGATACAGTAATCCTTACTTGTGGCAGCGGATATCCGCTTACGGTTGTACCCGTCAACACGAAAGTGTTGCGCAAATTACCTTTAGTACGCTCTACCTATATACCCGCTACATCACATACAACCACCCTCTGCCGATAGTCGAAAAATGTACACGACGAAAATATTACGTGACACCGTGCACTTCTTAGCGTACAACCGGTTTAGAAACGTCATCAACGATTTTGCACAGCAACAAATGACATTTTTGAATCCACTCTCAATTTTGGATACAGTAATCCTTACTTGTGGCAGCGGATATCCGCTTACGGTTGTACCCGTCAACACGAAAGTGTTGCGCAAATTACCTTTAGTACGCTCTACCTATATACCCGCTACATCACATACAACCACCCTCTGCCGATAGTCGAAAAATGTACACGACGAAAATATTACGTGACACCGTGCACTTCTTAGCGTACAACCGGTTTAGAAACGTCATCAACGATTTTGCACAGCAACAAATGACATTTTTGAATCCACTCTCAATTTTGGATACAGTAATCCTTACTTGTGGCAGCGGATATCCGCTTACGGTTGTACCCGTCAACACGAAAGTGTTGCGCAAATTACCTTTAGTACGCTCTACCTATATACCCGCTACATCACATACAACCACCCTCTGCCGATAGTCGAAAAATGTACACGACGAAAATATTACGTGACACCGTGCACTTCTTAGCGTACAACCGGTTTAGAAACGTCATCAACGATTTTGCACAGCAACAAATGACATTTTTGAATCCACTCTCAATTTTGGATACAGTAATCCTTACTTGTGGCAGCGGATATCCGCTTACGGTTGTACCCGTCAACACGAAAGTGTTGCGCAAATTACCTTTAGTACGCTCTACCTATATACCCGCTACATCACATACAACCACCCTCTGCCGATAGTCGAAAAATGTACACGACGAAAATATTACGTGACACCGTGCACTTCTTAGCGTACAACCGGTTTAGAAACGTCATCAACGATTTTGCACAGCAACAAATGACATTTTTGAATCCACTCTCAATTTTGGATACAGTAATCCTTACTTGTGGCAGCGGATATCCGCTTACGGTTGTACCCGTCAACACGAAAGTGTTGCGCAAATTACCTTTAGTACGCTCTACCTATATACCCGCTACATCACATACAACCACCCTCTGCCGATAGTCGAAAAATGTACACGACGAAAATATTACGTGACACCGTGCACTTCTTAGCGTACAACCGGTTTAGAAACGTCATCAACGATTTTGCACAGCAACGAAATGACATTTTTGAATCCACTCTCAATTTTGGATACAGTAATCCTTACTTGTGGCAGCGGATATCCGCTTACGGTTGTACCCGTCAACACGAAAGTGTTGCGCAAATTACCTTTAGTACGCTCTACCTATATACCCGCTACATCACATACAACCACCCTCTGCCGATAGTCGAAAAATGTACACGACGAAAATATTACGTGACACCGTGCACTTCTTAGCGTACAACCGGTTTAGAAACGTCATCAACGATTTTGCACAGCAACAAATGACATTTTTGAATCCACTCTCAATTTTGGATACAGTAATCCTTACTTGTGGCAGCGGATATCCGCTTACGGTTGTACCCGTCAACACGAAAGTGTTGCGCAAATTACCTTTAGTACGCTCTACCTATATACCCGCTACATCACATACAACCACCCTCTGCCGATAGTCGAAAAATGTACACGACGAAAATATTACGTGACACCGTGCACTTCTTAGCGTACAACCGGTTTAGAAACGTCATCAACGATTTTGCACAGCAACAAATGACATTTTTGAATCCACTCTCAATTTTGGATACAGTAATCCTTACTTGTGGCAGCGGATATCCGCTTACGGTTGTACCCGTCAACACGAAAGTGTTGCGCAAATTACCTTTAGTACGCTCTACCTATATACCCGCTACATCACATACAACCACCCTCTGCCGATAGTCGAAAAATGTACACGACGAAAATATTACGTGACACCGTGCACTTCTTAGCGTACAACCGGTTTAGAAACGTCATCAACGATTTTGCACAGCAACAAATGACATTTTTGAATCCACTCTCAATTTTGGATACAGTAATCCTTACTTGTGGCAGCGGATATCCGCTTACGGTTGTACCCGTCAACACGAAAGTGTTGCGCAAATTACCTTTAGTACGCTCTACCTATATACCCGCTACATCACATACAACCACCCTCTGCCGATAGTCGAAAAATGTACACGACGAAAATATTACGTGACACCGTGCACTTCTTAGCGTACAACCGGTTTAGAAACGTCATCAACGATTTTGCACAGCAACAAATGACATTTTTGAATCCACTCTCAATTTTGGATACAGTAATCCTTACTTGTGGCAGCGGATATCCGCTTACGGTTGTACCCGTCAACACGAAAGTGTTGCGCAAATTACCTTTAGTACGCTCTACCTATATACCCGCTACATCACATACAACCACCCTCTGCCGATAGTCGAAAAATGTACACGACGAAAATATTACGTGACACCGTGCACTTCTTAGCGTACAACCGGTTTAGAAACGTCATCAACGATTTTGCACAGCAACAAATGACATTTTTGAATCCACTCTCAATTTTGGATACAGTAATCCTTACTTGTGGCAGCGGATATCCGCTTACGGTTGTACCCGTCAACACGAAAGTGTTGCGCAAATTACCTTTAGTACGCTCTACCTATATACCCGCTACATCACATACAACCACCCTCTGCCGATAGTCGAAAAATGTACACGACGAAAATATTACGTGACACCGTGCACTTCTTAGCGTACAACCGGTTTAGAAACGTCATCAACGATTTTGCACAGCAACAAATGACATTTTTGAATCCACTCTCAATTTTGGATACAGTAATCCTTACTTGTGGCAGCGGATATCCGCTTACGGTTGTACCCGTCAACACGAAAGTGTTGCGCAAATTACCTTTAGTACGCTCTACCTATATACCCGCTACATCACATACAACCACCCTCTGCCGATAGTCGAAAAATGTACACGACGAAAATATTACGTGACACCGTGCACTTCTTAGCGTACAACCGGTTTAGAAACGTCATCAACGATTTTGCACAGCAACGAATGACATTTTTGAATCCACTCTCAATTTTGGATACAGTAATCCTTACTTGTGGCAGCGGATATCCGCTTACGGTTGTACCCGTCAACACGAAAGTGTTGCGCAAATTACCTTTAGTACGCTCTACCTATATACCCGCTACATCACATACAACCACCCTCTGCCGATAGTCGAAAAATGTACACGACGAAAATATTACGTGACACCGTGCACTTCTTAGCGTACAACCGGTTTAGAAACGTCATCAACGATTTTGCACAGCAACAAATGACATTTTTGAATCCACTCTCAATTTTGGATACAGTAATCCTTACTTGTGGCAGCGGATATCCGCTTACGGTTGTACCCGTCAACACGAAAGTGTTGCGCAAATTACCTTTAGTACGCTCTACCTATATACCCGCTACATCACATACAACCACCCTCTGCCGATAGTCGAAA
This portion of the Ornithodoros turicata isolate Travis chromosome 3, ASM3712646v1, whole genome shotgun sequence genome encodes:
- the LOC135389175 gene encoding dual oxidase maturation factor 1-like isoform X1; amino-acid sequence: MSFLYSALRSKPFPTGYPENRTPVTADVLEAGLILGFCILTFCFFIVLPGVRRKGTFFVRTMVSLFIGAFILLCNFGQEWEYSKIQATTPYRAFSDVQLKAHIEVKIGLRSVNITLRNVTHADDKVDYNERFTWAWDQGRLGFGPQGKAGSRRTEHILFFSLAGHYNQDFRAAQVRGAPFPILWIAEYFTFDGEGIRFGRHYRTAGWYTHILLWTAFPLWLLSNIVFLMVLWYGAYLLLMTAACLLAGSTVYATVRNSIPLEIPFYYEDQLVVLKTHYGWCFWMNLINAGILCAFVGLAVLFMDLRYPEAVASFFGIDVYQEYEEVYTDQVQEATPVAENPSDYGDMGVLRKRVPYSRFRRNSIRKPSPAPRRIPPEDDAPVYANYEARPRRYEPIGEDEESTTASRENILMKTYAR
- the LOC135389175 gene encoding dual oxidase maturation factor 1-like isoform X4, producing the protein MSFLYSALRSKPFPTGYPENRTPVTADVLEAGLILGFCILTFCFFIVLPGVRRKGTFFVRTMVSLFIGAFILLCNFGQEWEYSKIQATTPYRAFSDVQLKAHIEVKIGLRSVNITLRNVTHADDKVDYNERFTWAWDQGRLGFGPQAGHYNQDFRAAQVRGAPFPILWIAEYFTFDGEGIRFGRHYRTAGWYTHILLWTAFPLWLLSNIVFLMVLWYGAYLLLMTAACLLAGSTVYATVRNSIPLEIPFYYEDQLVVLKTHYGWCFWMNLINGILCAFVGLAVLFMDLRYPEAVASFFGIDVYQEYEEVYTDQVQEATPVAENPSDYGDMGVLRKRVPYSRFRRNSIRKPSPAPRRIPPEDDAPVYANYEARPRRYEPIGEDEESTTASRENILMKTYAR
- the LOC135389175 gene encoding dual oxidase maturation factor 1-like isoform X2, whose protein sequence is MSFLYSALRSKPFPTGYPENRTPVTADVLEAGLILGFCILTFCFFIVLPGVRRKGTFFVRTMVSLFIGAFILLCNFGQEWEYSKIQATTPYRAFSDVQLKAHIEVKIGLRSVNITLRNVTHADDKVDYNERFTWAWDQGRLGFGPQGKAGSRRTEHILFFSLAGHYNQDFRAAQVRGAPFPILWIAEYFTFDGEGIRFGRHYRTAGWYTHILLWTAFPLWLLSNIVFLMVLWYGAYLLLMTAACLLAGSTVYATVRNSIPLEIPFYYEDQLVVLKTHYGWCFWMNLINGILCAFVGLAVLFMDLRYPEAVASFFGIDVYQEYEEVYTDQVQEATPVAENPSDYGDMGVLRKRVPYSRFRRNSIRKPSPAPRRIPPEDDAPVYANYEARPRRYEPIGEDEESTTASRENILMKTYAR
- the LOC135389175 gene encoding dual oxidase maturation factor 1-like isoform X3, whose protein sequence is MSFLYSALRSKPFPTGYPENRTPVTADVLEAGLILGFCILTFCFFIVLPGVRRKGTFFVRTMVSLFIGAFILLCNFGQEWEYSKIQATTPYRAFSDVQLKAHIEVKIGLRSVNITLRNVTHADDKVDYNERFTWAWDQGRLGFGPQAGHYNQDFRAAQVRGAPFPILWIAEYFTFDGEGIRFGRHYRTAGWYTHILLWTAFPLWLLSNIVFLMVLWYGAYLLLMTAACLLAGSTVYATVRNSIPLEIPFYYEDQLVVLKTHYGWCFWMNLINAGILCAFVGLAVLFMDLRYPEAVASFFGIDVYQEYEEVYTDQVQEATPVAENPSDYGDMGVLRKRVPYSRFRRNSIRKPSPAPRRIPPEDDAPVYANYEARPRRYEPIGEDEESTTASRENILMKTYAR